In Luteimonas viscosa, the following proteins share a genomic window:
- a CDS encoding VOC family protein, whose amino-acid sequence MARKIFVNLPVGNLDASVAFFTALGFGFNPQFTDENATCMIVGDDIFVMLLVEPFFATFTDRAIVDARTHAEVLVCLSCDSDEEVDALVGKAVAAGGQAHRTAQDRGFMYGHGFVDPDGHAWELIHMREMPT is encoded by the coding sequence ATGGCACGCAAGATCTTCGTCAATCTCCCGGTCGGGAACCTCGATGCTTCGGTCGCGTTCTTCACCGCGCTCGGCTTCGGCTTCAACCCGCAGTTCACCGACGAGAACGCCACCTGCATGATCGTCGGCGACGACATCTTCGTGATGCTGCTGGTGGAGCCGTTCTTCGCCACCTTCACCGACCGCGCCATCGTCGATGCGCGCACCCACGCCGAAGTGCTGGTGTGCCTGTCGTGCGACAGCGACGAGGAGGTCGATGCCCTGGTCGGCAAGGCGGTCGCCGCCGGCGGACAGGCGCATCGCACCGCGCAGGACCGGGGCTTCATGTACGGCCACGGCTTCGTGGATCCGGACGGCCACGCGTGGGAACTGATCCACATGCGTGAGATGCCGACGTGA
- a CDS encoding META and DUF4377 domain-containing protein, producing MRPLVLIPLAVALAACAPSNPPPASPPAATAVAPAPASAAALDAQALAAAHWRLTGAVDAAGRRIDALFPGPDQRLQLDFADDRLSVSGGCNRMTGPYALVGERFEVGALVRTKKFCGGGALMAADEAIGARLAGAGSLVRGEGDTLVLTTAGGDRLTFSGDPTAAARHGGEGERVFLEVAPQRVPCPHAMIPDHRCLHVRELGYDANGLRRGEGEWRFLYQEIEGYTHTPGVRNVLRVDRFDVADPPADGSSVAWVLDMVVESETVSP from the coding sequence ATGCGTCCCCTCGTCCTGATTCCGCTCGCCGTCGCACTCGCGGCGTGTGCGCCCTCCAATCCCCCGCCCGCGTCCCCGCCCGCGGCGACTGCGGTCGCACCCGCCCCGGCGTCCGCCGCGGCCCTCGACGCGCAGGCGCTGGCGGCCGCGCACTGGCGCCTCACCGGGGCGGTGGACGCGGCCGGCCGCCGCATCGATGCGCTGTTTCCGGGTCCCGACCAGCGGCTGCAGCTGGATTTCGCGGACGACCGGCTTTCGGTCAGCGGCGGCTGCAACCGGATGACCGGGCCTTACGCCCTCGTCGGCGAACGGTTCGAGGTCGGCGCGCTCGTCCGGACCAAGAAGTTCTGCGGCGGCGGCGCGCTGATGGCCGCCGACGAGGCGATCGGCGCGCGTCTGGCCGGCGCCGGCTCGCTGGTGCGCGGCGAGGGCGACACCCTGGTCCTGACCACTGCCGGCGGCGACCGCCTGACCTTCAGCGGCGATCCCACCGCCGCCGCCCGCCACGGCGGCGAGGGCGAGCGCGTGTTCCTCGAGGTCGCGCCGCAGCGCGTGCCCTGCCCGCACGCGATGATCCCCGACCACCGCTGCCTGCACGTGCGCGAGCTCGGCTACGACGCCAACGGCCTGCGGCGGGGCGAAGGCGAGTGGCGGTTCCTCTACCAGGAGATCGAGGGCTACACCCACACGCCCGGCGTGCGCAACGTGCTGCGCGTGGACCGCTTCGACGTCGCCGATCCACCGGCGGACGGATCGTCGGTCGCCTGGGTGCTGGACATGGTGGTCGAATCGGAGACGGTGTCGCCATGA
- a CDS encoding YbhB/YbcL family Raf kinase inhibitor-like protein, whose product MKIRSDSFAHGGAIPAEFAMGAPDGFGGNRNPHLAWEDAPEGTRSFALLCIDTDAPTDPSLAGKDGVEIPVAHPRGDFVHWAMADIPADVHGIAAGSASDGVSKGGKASPPGPAGARQGLNDYTGWFAGDDELGGEYFGYDGPYPPSNDLRVHRYFFRVFALDVDRLELATTFTAGQVLRAMQGHVLAEAATWGSYSLHPRAGA is encoded by the coding sequence ATGAAGATCCGCAGCGACAGCTTCGCCCACGGCGGCGCGATCCCGGCCGAATTCGCGATGGGCGCGCCCGACGGCTTCGGCGGCAACCGCAACCCGCACCTGGCGTGGGAGGATGCGCCGGAAGGCACGCGCTCGTTCGCGCTGCTGTGCATCGACACCGACGCACCGACCGATCCCTCGCTGGCCGGCAAGGACGGCGTGGAGATCCCGGTCGCGCATCCGCGCGGCGACTTCGTGCATTGGGCGATGGCCGACATTCCGGCTGACGTGCACGGGATCGCCGCCGGCAGCGCCAGCGACGGCGTGAGCAAGGGCGGCAAGGCCTCGCCGCCGGGCCCGGCCGGCGCACGCCAGGGACTGAACGACTACACCGGCTGGTTCGCGGGCGACGACGAACTGGGTGGCGAGTATTTCGGCTACGACGGTCCGTATCCGCCCTCGAACGACCTGCGCGTGCACCGCTATTTCTTCCGCGTGTTCGCGCTCGACGTGGACAGGCTCGAACTCGCGACTACGTTCACCGCAGGGCAGGTGCTGCGCGCCATGCAGGGCCACGTGCTCGCCGAGGCGGCGACCTGGGGCAGCTATTCGCTGCACCCGCGCGCGGGCGCCTGA
- a CDS encoding YheT family hydrolase gives MTPDGGPLAPAYAPPRWLRSPHLQTVLATSPWRRRLGAEALARTGAVTTEHLLDGGDGVRLHGLHSVVPGTEPRGLALLLHGWEGSAESSYMRLTAAQLLVRGFEVFRLNFRDHGDTHHLNPDIFHSCRIEEVVHAARDVASRFAPRPLVVAGYSLGGNFALRLALRAPEAGLALARVAAVCPVLDPARTMHRMEHGLWFYMRYFERKWRSSLMRKRALFPERVGFDDATLRLGMRELTEWLVLRHTDLGSIDNYFDGYSVAGDRLQALQVPAHILMAADDPVIPLDEFHALALPALARVEIVPWGGHCGFLEDARLGGYAERWTAERLAAAVIA, from the coding sequence GTGACCCCCGACGGCGGCCCGCTCGCGCCGGCCTATGCGCCGCCGCGCTGGCTGCGCAGCCCGCACCTGCAGACCGTGCTCGCGACCAGCCCGTGGCGGCGCAGGCTCGGGGCGGAGGCGCTGGCCAGGACCGGCGCGGTCACCACCGAGCACCTGCTCGACGGCGGCGACGGCGTGCGCCTGCACGGCCTGCACAGCGTGGTGCCCGGCACCGAGCCGCGTGGCCTCGCGCTGCTGCTGCACGGCTGGGAGGGCAGCGCCGAATCGAGTTACATGCGCCTGACCGCCGCGCAGCTGCTGGTGCGCGGGTTCGAGGTGTTCCGGCTCAACTTCCGCGACCACGGCGACACCCACCACCTCAACCCCGACATCTTCCATTCCTGCCGGATCGAGGAAGTGGTGCACGCCGCGCGCGACGTCGCGTCGCGCTTCGCGCCGCGGCCGCTGGTGGTCGCCGGCTATTCGCTCGGCGGCAACTTCGCGCTGCGCCTGGCCCTGCGCGCGCCGGAAGCCGGCCTGGCGCTGGCGCGGGTGGCCGCGGTGTGCCCGGTGCTGGACCCGGCGCGGACCATGCACCGGATGGAACACGGGCTGTGGTTCTACATGCGCTACTTCGAACGCAAGTGGCGCAGTTCGCTGATGCGCAAGCGCGCGCTGTTCCCCGAGCGCGTGGGCTTCGACGACGCCACCCTGCGCCTGGGCATGCGCGAACTGACCGAATGGCTGGTGCTGCGGCACACCGACCTGGGCAGCATCGACAACTACTTCGACGGCTACTCGGTGGCCGGCGACCGGCTGCAGGCGCTGCAGGTCCCGGCCCACATCCTGATGGCGGCCGACGACCCGGTGATCCCGCTCGACGAGTTCCACGCGCTGGCCCTGCCCGCGCTCGCGCGCGTGGAGATCGTGCCCTGGGGCGGGCATTGCGGCTTCCTCGAGGACGCACGCTTAGGCGGCTACGCCGAACGCTGGACGGCGGAGCGCCTGGCCGCGGCGGTCATCGCCTGA
- a CDS encoding lysophospholipid acyltransferase family protein, whose amino-acid sequence MRIPFLLWHLLVHLPLTLLMMAPPLGNLRLAGGSRLHQRAVRLWSGGLMRVFGIRARRIGHPAPGAVMFVANHVSWLDIVALHSQRMMGFVAKREIAGWPLVGWLAGRAETIFHQRGSQESLGGVLHEMLARLRDGRAVGVFPEGRTRDGREVGPFHARIFLAAVEAGVPVQPVALRYGEHGDAQTVVAFAPGESFFGNFLRLLGEPARPAEVVFLEPIAPGDTEGRRRIAETARERIVAAMAP is encoded by the coding sequence ATGCGTATCCCCTTCCTGCTGTGGCACCTGCTGGTGCACCTGCCGCTGACCCTGCTGATGATGGCGCCGCCGCTCGGCAACCTGCGCCTGGCCGGCGGCAGCCGCCTGCACCAGCGCGCGGTGCGGCTGTGGTCGGGCGGGCTGATGCGGGTGTTCGGCATCCGCGCGCGCCGCATCGGCCACCCGGCCCCGGGTGCGGTGATGTTCGTCGCCAACCACGTCAGCTGGCTCGACATCGTCGCCCTGCACAGCCAGCGGATGATGGGCTTCGTCGCCAAGCGCGAGATCGCCGGCTGGCCGCTGGTCGGCTGGTTGGCGGGGCGCGCGGAAACCATCTTCCACCAGCGCGGCAGCCAGGAATCGCTCGGCGGCGTGCTGCACGAAATGCTGGCTCGGCTGCGCGACGGCCGCGCGGTGGGCGTGTTCCCGGAAGGCCGCACCCGCGACGGGCGCGAGGTGGGTCCGTTCCACGCGCGCATCTTCCTGGCCGCGGTCGAGGCCGGGGTGCCGGTGCAACCGGTGGCGCTGCGCTATGGCGAACACGGCGATGCGCAGACCGTGGTCGCGTTCGCGCCCGGCGAGAGCTTCTTCGGCAACTTCCTGCGGCTGCTGGGCGAGCCGGCGCGGCCGGCGGAGGTCGTGTTCCTCGAACCGATCGCGCCAGGCGACACCGAGGGCCGCCGCCGCATCGCCGAGACCGCGCGCGAGCGGATCGTCGCGGCGATGGCGCCGTGA
- a CDS encoding hotdog fold thioesterase codes for MFRAGVSLDQLNAMSRNTAMEPLGIVFTELGADFLRGTMPVDARTHQPYGLLHGGASVLLAETLGSSAGGLCAPDGHGVVGIEINANHLRGVHSGIVTGTARPLHVGRSTQVWEIRIEDEAGRLVCISRLTLAVVPRG; via the coding sequence ATGTTCCGCGCAGGCGTATCCCTCGACCAGCTCAACGCGATGTCGCGGAACACCGCGATGGAGCCGCTGGGTATCGTCTTCACCGAACTGGGCGCGGACTTCCTGCGCGGCACGATGCCGGTCGACGCGCGCACCCATCAGCCGTACGGCCTGCTGCATGGCGGCGCCTCGGTGCTGCTGGCCGAGACGCTCGGCAGCAGCGCCGGCGGGCTGTGCGCGCCGGACGGCCATGGCGTGGTCGGCATCGAGATCAATGCCAACCACCTGCGCGGGGTGCACAGCGGCATCGTCACCGGCACCGCACGGCCGCTGCACGTGGGCCGCAGCACCCAGGTCTGGGAAATCCGGATCGAGGACGAAGCCGGCAGGCTCGTCTGCATTTCCCGGCTGACGCTGGCGGTGGTGCCGCGCGGCTGA
- a CDS encoding YkvA family protein: protein MSLSLTIDLNDQDLEHFTAALKAAHKAAEHKSAEEIVTAAAGLLEGAQKVKTPDFIRERLVRLDDMIAMVRDEGWHLDEEDKQHVLSALVYFADPKDVIPDHVEVLGFLDDAIMIELCVRELKHELDAYDDFCDYREREATKRGIDPAAVGRADWLESRRDELVERMHARRSREGGGEFGMGYGSSSGYGKANYSRAWRPSLFKFR, encoded by the coding sequence ATGTCGCTTTCGCTGACCATCGACCTCAACGACCAGGATCTCGAGCATTTCACCGCCGCGCTGAAGGCCGCGCACAAGGCGGCGGAGCACAAGTCGGCCGAGGAGATCGTCACCGCCGCGGCGGGGTTGCTGGAAGGCGCGCAGAAGGTCAAGACGCCCGACTTCATCCGCGAGCGCCTGGTCCGCCTGGACGACATGATCGCGATGGTCCGCGACGAGGGCTGGCACCTCGACGAGGAAGACAAGCAGCACGTACTGTCGGCGCTGGTGTACTTCGCCGACCCCAAGGACGTGATCCCGGACCACGTCGAAGTGCTGGGCTTCCTCGACGACGCGATCATGATCGAGCTGTGCGTGCGCGAGCTCAAGCATGAGCTCGACGCCTACGACGACTTCTGCGATTACCGCGAGCGCGAGGCGACCAAGCGCGGCATCGATCCGGCCGCCGTCGGCCGCGCCGACTGGCTCGAGAGCCGCCGCGACGAGCTGGTCGAACGCATGCACGCGCGCCGCAGCCGCGAAGGCGGTGGCGAGTTCGGCATGGGCTACGGCAGCAGCAGCGGCTACGGCAAGGCCAATTACTCGCGCGCCTGGCGCCCGAGCCTGTTCAAGTTCCGGTGA
- a CDS encoding phospholipase D family protein, translated as MTPAMRVCAALLALACGACGSLSTLQRDQAARIAAEARSTVVECDAADACARPSPLRELGVRAWAQSTPQQPRHYALLLDYGQDALVSRLDLIRGARRTIDLQTYIFDEDDAGHLVLDELLAAVRRGVRVRLLVDQLSALRQVDTLAALASAHVNFELRVYNPVLSRARISYPMYAWAAACCWRRLNQRMHGKLLLVDGIVGITGGRNYQDDYYDWNPEYNFRDRDVLVSGPASAEMAASFEAFWNAPLSVPVERLDDVGRHLLREGAPPLPAWPYEDPQRVAAMSRAADDAVLVRQGLADAALAVGEVVFIADPPQKHRRDREAAANGVQASPLLHGLIESAQQEVLLQTPYLVLSKPAQAMFERMHERTSPPRVIVSTNSLAATDSFITYALSYKYKRRYLRDFGFEIHEFKPFPEDAPIDLEATGAVEISWNADGSVNIGEPRAPADAAAPRDPGGGVGGSGSGRGSGGGDDGRREPPLSREYAALRYAGIGVQQRVPLKRAGVRFGLHAKSLVIDGRIGVVGTHNFDPRGDDYNTESAVIIDDPAFARALAESIRRDIAPANAWVIARRDKPPVFSGLEYSLAKVSEHLPVFDLWPMRYATSYEFQPGPACPLPLSPFDPDFRDCHEPVGDFPEVNLGFRTLLTRIFTAFGAGLAPIL; from the coding sequence ATGACCCCGGCGATGCGCGTCTGCGCGGCGCTGCTGGCCCTGGCCTGCGGCGCCTGCGGCAGCCTGTCGACCCTGCAGCGCGACCAGGCCGCCCGGATCGCGGCCGAGGCCCGTTCGACCGTGGTCGAATGCGATGCGGCCGATGCCTGCGCCCGGCCCTCGCCGCTGCGCGAACTCGGCGTACGCGCCTGGGCGCAGAGCACGCCGCAGCAGCCCAGGCATTACGCGCTGCTGCTCGACTACGGCCAGGATGCGCTGGTCTCGCGCCTGGACCTGATCCGCGGCGCCCGGCGCACGATCGACCTGCAGACCTACATCTTCGACGAGGACGACGCCGGCCACCTGGTGCTGGACGAACTGCTGGCGGCGGTGCGCCGCGGCGTGCGCGTGCGCCTGCTGGTGGACCAGCTGTCGGCGCTGCGCCAGGTCGACACCCTGGCCGCGCTCGCCTCGGCGCACGTCAACTTCGAGCTGCGGGTCTACAACCCGGTGCTGTCGCGCGCGCGCATCAGCTACCCGATGTACGCCTGGGCCGCCGCCTGCTGCTGGCGCCGGCTCAACCAGCGCATGCACGGCAAGCTGTTGCTGGTCGACGGCATCGTCGGGATCACCGGCGGGCGCAACTACCAGGACGACTACTACGACTGGAATCCCGAGTACAACTTCCGCGACCGCGACGTGCTGGTCAGCGGCCCGGCCAGCGCCGAGATGGCGGCGAGCTTCGAGGCCTTCTGGAACGCGCCGCTGAGCGTGCCGGTGGAGCGGCTGGACGACGTCGGCCGCCACCTGCTGCGCGAGGGCGCCCCGCCGCTGCCGGCATGGCCGTACGAGGATCCGCAGCGGGTCGCGGCGATGTCGCGCGCGGCCGACGATGCCGTGCTGGTGCGACAGGGGCTGGCGGATGCGGCGCTCGCGGTGGGCGAGGTGGTCTTCATCGCCGATCCGCCGCAGAAGCACCGCCGCGACCGCGAGGCCGCGGCGAACGGGGTGCAGGCCTCGCCGCTGCTGCACGGGCTGATCGAATCGGCGCAGCAGGAGGTGCTGCTGCAGACCCCCTACCTGGTGCTGTCGAAGCCGGCGCAGGCGATGTTCGAGCGGATGCACGAGCGTACGTCGCCGCCGCGGGTGATCGTCTCCACCAACAGCCTGGCGGCGACCGATTCGTTCATCACCTACGCGCTGTCCTACAAGTACAAGCGCCGCTACCTGCGCGACTTCGGCTTCGAGATCCACGAGTTCAAGCCGTTTCCCGAGGACGCGCCGATCGATCTCGAAGCCACCGGCGCGGTCGAGATCTCGTGGAATGCGGACGGCAGCGTCAACATCGGCGAACCGCGGGCGCCGGCCGACGCCGCGGCTCCGCGTGATCCGGGAGGGGGTGTGGGTGGCAGCGGAAGTGGACGCGGCAGTGGCGGCGGTGACGACGGGCGCCGCGAGCCGCCGCTGAGCCGTGAATACGCCGCGCTGCGCTACGCCGGCATCGGCGTGCAGCAACGCGTGCCGCTCAAGCGCGCCGGCGTGCGCTTCGGCCTGCATGCGAAGTCGCTGGTGATCGACGGGCGCATCGGCGTGGTCGGCACCCACAACTTCGATCCGCGCGGCGACGACTACAACACCGAGAGCGCGGTGATCATCGACGACCCCGCCTTCGCGCGCGCGCTGGCCGAAAGCATCCGCCGGGACATCGCCCCGGCGAATGCGTGGGTGATCGCGCGCCGCGACAAGCCGCCGGTGTTCTCCGGGCTCGAGTACTCGCTGGCCAAGGTGTCCGAGCACCTGCCGGTGTTCGACCTGTGGCCGATGCGATACGCGACCAGCTACGAGTTCCAGCCCGGGCCGGCCTGTCCGCTGCCGCTGTCCCCGTTCGATCCGGATTTCCGCGACTGCCACGAGCCGGTGGGCGACTTCCCCGAAGTCAACCTCGGTTTCCGCACCCTGCTCACGCGCATCTTCACGGCCTTCGGCGCCGGGCTCGCGCCCATCCTCTAG
- a CDS encoding YceI family protein, whose product MAVSRTARWARWLVLLGAWAALSAPAAPAAEIDTTQSRIGFTLKTRWGQSLEGRFPDWRGEIVEVSEQRRQVRLHLPTRDVEILDHPQYSKVTRGKGFFDADQHPWVEFVSDPYTDELLRDGGLLGGALTIRGVRRREVFALEPATCERPTLDCDVVASGVVYRSDYAMDRWAFALADRVVFTLHIRTRPPPKAP is encoded by the coding sequence ATGGCGGTCTCGCGGACCGCGCGGTGGGCGCGATGGCTGGTGCTGCTGGGTGCCTGGGCCGCGCTGTCCGCGCCGGCGGCGCCGGCCGCCGAGATCGACACCACCCAGTCGCGCATCGGCTTCACCCTCAAGACCCGCTGGGGCCAGTCGCTGGAAGGGCGCTTCCCCGACTGGCGCGGCGAAATCGTCGAGGTCTCGGAGCAGCGCCGACAGGTGCGTCTGCACCTGCCCACGCGCGATGTGGAGATCCTCGATCATCCCCAGTACTCCAAGGTCACCCGGGGCAAGGGCTTCTTCGACGCCGACCAGCACCCATGGGTGGAATTCGTGTCCGACCCGTACACCGACGAACTGCTGCGCGACGGCGGCCTGCTGGGCGGCGCGCTGACGATCCGCGGCGTGCGCCGGCGCGAGGTCTTCGCCCTCGAGCCGGCGACCTGCGAGCGGCCGACCCTGGACTGCGACGTGGTCGCCAGCGGCGTGGTCTACCGCAGCGACTACGCGATGGACCGCTGGGCCTTCGCCCTCGCCGACCGGGTGGTGTTCACGCTGCACATCCGTACCCGGCCGCCGCCGAAGGCGCCATGA
- a CDS encoding SixA phosphatase family protein, with the protein MRELILLRHAHAEPPQPGQADFDRPLSAEGLAEADAVATWLRDKALVPDRVLCSPSRRTRETLDAVVEVVGNLDKRLEPAIYEAMPGTLAGLVDGHRDADRLMVVGHNPGLERLVALLHSGQSGEYRGMPPAAIAVLSLPAEAAIEPGIATLSAFWWP; encoded by the coding sequence ATGCGTGAACTGATCCTGCTGCGGCACGCGCATGCGGAGCCGCCCCAGCCCGGGCAGGCGGATTTCGACCGTCCGCTGTCGGCCGAAGGCCTGGCCGAGGCCGACGCGGTCGCCACCTGGCTGCGCGACAAGGCGCTGGTGCCCGACCGGGTGCTGTGTTCGCCGTCGCGGCGCACGCGCGAGACGCTCGACGCGGTGGTGGAGGTCGTGGGCAATCTGGACAAGCGTCTGGAGCCGGCGATCTACGAGGCCATGCCGGGCACGCTGGCGGGGCTGGTCGACGGCCACCGCGATGCCGACCGCCTCATGGTGGTCGGCCACAACCCCGGCCTGGAGCGGCTGGTGGCGCTGCTGCACAGCGGCCAGTCGGGCGAGTACCGCGGCATGCCGCCGGCCGCGATCGCGGTGCTGTCGCTGCCGGCCGAGGCCGCGATCGAGCCCGGCATCGCCACCCTGTCCGCGTTCTGGTGGCCGTAG